Proteins from a genomic interval of Triplophysa dalaica isolate WHDGS20190420 chromosome 13, ASM1584641v1, whole genome shotgun sequence:
- the clic5b gene encoding chloride intracellular channel protein 5b has protein sequence MDTNQENIYEKVDQDPVYESPYESINTEPKYENVDHESAADTEYSEIHRMSPDYINTREATQDEERDTSSSDEQGEKSESPMEDVEASLIIGDGDGEGSRRQSSSSESSGDPCDDKPLSVNDDLLMAYSLPEDSSPEPEEIVDYSLKNVEESTTEETATVSDPNKPDIALFVKAGSDGESIGNCPFSQRLFMILWLKGVVFNVTTVDLKRKPADLHNLAPGTHPPFLTFNGEVKTDINKIEEFLEEVLAPPKYPKLAARHRESNTAGNVIFAKFSAFIKNTKPDANIALETALTKALKKLDEYLNSPLPDEIDADSTEEEKSSNRRFLDGNDLTLADCNLLPKLHIVKVVTKKYRNFDISTDLTGVWRYLNNAYAQEEFTNTCASDNEIEFAYKDVAKRLAK, from the exons ATGGACACAAACCAAGAAAACATCTACGAAAAAGTGGATCAAGACCCCGTATATGAAAGTCCGTATGAAAGCATCAACACAGAGCCGAAATACGAGAATGTGGATCACGAGAGCGCCGCGGACACGGAGTACAGCGAGATCCACCGCATGTCTCCAGATTACATAAATACAAGAGAGGCAACTCAAGATGAAGAACGAGACACATCGTCCTCAGATGAACAAGGGGAGAAGTCAGAAAGCCCGATGGAGGATGTGGAAGCATCTCTGATCATTGGAGATGGAGACGGAGAGGGGTCAAGGCGACAGTCCTCGTCTTCAGAGAGCTCCGGGGACCCTTGCGATGACAAGCCTTTATCTGTTAACGATGACCTGCTCATGGCTTACAGTCTCCCAGAGGACTCATCTCCAGAACCAGAGGAGATAGTTGACTACAGCCTGAAAAACGTTGAGGAGAGTACGACGGAGGAGACCGCGACTGTTTCTGATCCAAATAAACCCGACATTGCGCTTTTTGTCAAG gcTGGCAGTGATGGTGAAAGCATTGGAAACTGTCCATTCTCCCAGCGTCTCTTCATGATCCTTTGGCTCAAAGGGGTAGTGTTCAACGTCACCACTGTTGACCTGAAGAG GAAACCGGCTGATTTGCATAATCTGGCCCCAGGCACCCACCCGCCTTTCCTGACCTTCAACGGTGAGGTGAAGACAGACATTAACAAGATCGAAGAGTTCCTGGAGGAGGTTTTGGCTCCACCAAA GTACCCCAAACTCGCAGCCAGACACAGGGAGTCAAACACAGCTGGGAATGTCATATTTGCAAAGTTCTCGGctttcataaaaaacacaaagccaGATGCCAATATAG CTCTGGAGACGGCTCTGACAAAAGCCCTGAAGAAGCTGGACGAATACCTGAACAGTCCTCTGCCTGATGAGATCGATGCTGACAGCACAGAGGAGGAGAAGAGCTCAAACCGCAGGTTCCTGGATGGCAATGATCTCACGCTGGCAGACTGTAACCTGCTGCCCAAACTGCACATAGTGAAG GTCGTGACCAAGAAGTATCGCAACTTTGACATTTCCACCGATTTAACAGGCGTGTGGCGTTACTTGAACAACGCGTATGCACAGGAAGAGTTCACCAACACGTGTGCGTCCGACAATGAGATCGAGTTTGCATATAAGGATGTGGCTAAGAGGCTAGccaagtaa